The sequence CTCATGGGACGGGCAGGTCCTTCTGTGGGACACCTCGAGTTCGACCCCGACGCTCATCGGACCGGTCGCCCCGCTCGGCGGGAGCGTCCGCATCGAGAACGTCGCCCTGGCCCCCGACGGCAGAACCCTCGCGGTGACCACGCTCGACTCCGGTGCGGTCACCCTGATCGATACCAGCACTCCCGCCGCACCCCGGTACCTGACCAGACTCCCCAATCCGCGGGCGAGATACGCCCACGCGATCGCGTTCTCCCCCGACTCGTCGACCCTGGCCACCGCCTCCGACGACACGAGTGTCCAGCTGTGGGATCTCACCGTGCCGAATGCACCGGTTCCGCGGGGCGACCCGTTGACCGGACCGGCAGGCTGGATCAACGCGGTGGCGTTCGCCCCCGACGGTTCCCGGCTCTTCGCGGCCTCCACCGACCGACACGTACACATGTGGGACCTCGACGGCGGGCGTCCGGCGTCGAGGATCGTCGACGAGCAGGGCGGCCCGGTCAACACCTTGTCGATCAACGCCGACGGCACGCTCCTCGCGGCCGCCGGGGACGACCTGATGATCCATGTGCTGCAGCTCGACGGCGACGCGGTGCGGGAAGTCTCTCGCGTGAAGGGTCACGAGAGCACCATCCGATCGGTGAGCTTCGATTCGACGTCGAACCTGTTGGCGTCCGGCAGTGACGACCAGACGGTCCGATTGTGGTCCGTCGATGGCGCGGGGGCGCCGACCGCCATCGGCAACTCGCTGTCCCCCACCGGGACGGTGCGCTGGCGGGTCGCGTTCAACCCACGAGGGGTCTTGACCGCGGGCGGCGAGAACGGAGCGCTGCGCTGGTGGACCACCGACGAGGATGCCACCGCGGACCGCGTGTGCACGGCGACATATGGCACAAAGCTCGACACCGACGAGCAGGCGTGGGACTCCGCGCTCACCGATGCCTGCGACTAGCCGCGATCGCGTCCCGGCCGGCACCGCCGACGCGCGTCCGATACGGAGCTGCCGCATGGCGAGTCCCCCAACGACTCGCCATGCGGCAGTGCCAACTGATCGGTTGTTACCCGATGGCTCAGGCGCCGAGGGTGAGAACCACGTGCAGGAGGTCGCCTCCGAAGAAGGTGAGGTCGTTGAAGAACTGGGTGAATCCGGACAACATGTCAGTTGGTCCTTTCGTTCGGGTTACCTTGATCGCGCCGTTTTCGGTGCGACATCAGACTCGCCCATTTGACCAACCCCGCGCTGGCGCCGACGTCCATTTTCCCAGCTAGATCGGCATATTCCGACTCTCCGGTCCGGACGGATCCGGCGCAGAACGGTCGGCAACACGCGTCGCAGACGTGTCGGAGATACGCGGCGGGCGGGGTGGTGGCTTCCCCGCGCGGCGGGTGCCGGTCCCCAGAGACCCAGAGACCCAAGACGCAGAATGACCCCCTACCCGTACAGGTAGGGGGTCATTCTCTGCGGTGGCGGAGGGATTTGAACCCTCGGTACGGGGTTACCGCACACAGCATTTCGAGTGCTGCACCTTCGGCCGCTCGGACACGCCACCGCGGAAGACTGTACCGCAGGACGCGCTCAGGCCTAAATTGACCGGTCAGAGGGCCCTTCGAGACGCTTCGCTCCTCAGGGAACGGGGGACGTCGCGCTCCTCAGGGAACGGGGAACGTCGCGCTCCTCAAGGAACGGGGAACGTCGCGTTCCTCAGGGGGCCGGCGACCGAAGGGAGCCGAGCAACTAGTCGTTGCCGGTCAGCTTGTCCTTGAGGCCATCGACCTTGCCCTTGACCTTGTCGGCAGCTTCGGTGACCTTCTGCTTGCCTTGTGCGACGCCCTGGTCGCCGCGGCCCTCGTCCTTGAGATCCTTGTTGTCGGTGAGGTCGCCGGCAGCTTCTTTACCGCGCCCCTTCAACTCTTCGGCCTTGTTCTTGGCGTCGTCTGCAACTCCCATGAACTGCCTCCTCTGATCTGCCCGGGACCGTGTTGTCGCCGGGTTCACGAGCACCTCCCACCGTGCCACGGATGGTCGATACCGGCCAGCATCACTGGTCAGCGCGTGGACGACGACAGATGCGAGCTCGCTGCGCATTCGCGCACGTCGCGACGTGCGCAGACTGGCGGCGGGTGCGCGGGAAGGATTCGTCACAATCATCCGAGGCGCGTGATTCAGCTCCCGCTGATCTTGGCCTTCAGCTCATCGAGCTTGTCTTTCGCCGTGGAGAGGGCATCCTGCACCTTCTCGTTCTCCGCGAACTCGTTGAATTTGTCCTTGGCCGTGCTGACAGCGTCCTGCACCGTGTCGCTCTCGGCGAACTCGTTGATCTTTTCCTTGACGGTCTCGAGTGCCTCGGTGACCTTGTCGCTGGGTTCGGACATGTCAGTCTCCTCGTGGATTCGGGCGAACGCGGCGGGCACCGCGCCCATGTCCCCAATCTGCCAGAGCATGGGCGCAGACGGACCCTGAGTTCCACCCTGATTCTTGCGACCCGCAGACCCGGGGTCAGTCCGCGCGGCGCACCGTGAAGAAGTCGATCATCAACGCCTGGCAGTCCGGTTCGAGGATGCCGCCGACCACCTGCGGACGATGAGAGAGCCGTGGATCGCGGACCACATCCCAGAGCGATCCCACCGCACCCGTCTTGGGCTCCCACGCCCCGAATATGAGCGCGCCCACCCGGGACAGTGTGATCGCCCCGGCGCACATCGTGCACGGTTCGACGGTCACCGCGATGGTGCAGCCGGGCAACCGCCAACCGTCACCGAAACGCCGTGCAGCCGCGCGCAATGCGAGGATCTCGGCATGGGCCGTCGGATCACCGTCGGCCTCGCGACGGTTCGCGGCGCGCGCGATCTCGATTCCGTCCGGGTCGAAGACGACGGCTCCGATCGGTACGTCGTCGACGCCGGCGTCACCGGCGGCGGCCAGCGCCGAGCGCATCATGGTCTCCCAGACGGCGCGCGGCGGTCCCACGTCAGGAGTCAATGACCCAGCGAGTCGAGCACCTTGGACAGCTCGTCTGCGAATCCGAGCCGCGCGGCGATCATGCCGACCTGCTCGTCGGCATACAGGTCGGTGTCACCGACGATCACGCTCATCACGGCATCCGGCAGACCCAGATCGGCCAGGATGCCGAGGTCCCCCTCTTCCCAGGGGTCGATGTCGTCGAGTTCGTCGGGATCGAGATCGGGGACGTCGATGTTCATCGCATCGAGCGCGTCAGCCGCGACGTCGTAGTCGACACCGGCGGTGGCGTCCGAGATCAGCAGTTGCGCACCCGACGGTCCGGGTCGCACCACGATGAAGAACTCGTCATCGACGTCGAGCAGACCGAACACCGCACCCGCGGCGCGCAGATCACGCAGCTGACGTTCGGCGTCGTCGAGGGTCAGCAGAGCCGACGGCTTCAGCGCACTGACCTTCCATGCACCGTCGTCGCGTACCACCGCCACCGCGAAACCCTCGATCTCGTCGTTGACGTCCTGCTTGTTCGAACCACCCGATACACCTGCGCCGGCACCTGCCATGCAGGTCACCGTAGCCGTAATCCTCGGGCCACCCAAGTCTCGGTGCCTCGGCTCGCTGTTCGGCGAATGGAACCGGTATGGGAATCTGAACAGGTGACTGCCGCGGCTGCCCGTCCTGCCCCGTCCGCCGACGCTCCGGTCTGTGTACTCGGACTCGGACTGATCGGCGGGTCGCTGCTTCGCGTGCTGCACGACGCGGGTCGATCGGCGTTCGGGTACAACCGGTCCGCTGAGACGGTGTCGGCCGCGACGTCGGACGGCTACCGGGCGTCGACGGACCTCGTCGCGACGTTGCGTCAGGCCTCCGCAGACGAGGCGATCGTGGTGTTGGCGACGCCCGTCACCACCATCGACGATCTGCTGCCCAGCATTGCCGAGCACGCCGCGAACTGTCTACTCACCGACGTCATCAGCGTCAAACAGGCGGTCGCCGAGTCGGTGACCCGGCTGGCACCCGGCGTGCGGTACGTCGGTGGCCACCCGATGGCGGGGACGAGCCGGTCCGGTTGGGCCGCAACAGATCCCGAGTTGTTCCGGGACGCGATGTGGATGGTGACGACCGAGGATCACACCGACCCCGACGACTGGCTGGCGATATCCACCCTGGCCCGGACGGCCGGCGCGTTCGTGGTACCTGCCGCAGCCGGGGCACATGATCGTGCGGTCGCCGCGATCTCGCATCTGCCGCACCTGACGGCCGCGGCCACCGCTGCGGTCGGGGCCGGTGAGAGTGATCTGGCGCTGCGCCTCGCGGCCGGCAGCTTCCGCGACGGCACGAGGGTGGCGGGTACCGCCCCCGCGCTGCAGCGAGCCATGTTGGAAGCCAACGGCATAGCGCTGCTCAACGTGCTCAGCGAGACCATCGACCGATTGATCGCGGCGCGCGACGAACTACGGGAGAAGGGCAGCGTCGAGATCGTCGTCGACGACGGCCACCGCGCACGATCGGCCTACGAGGCGATCGCCGGCGCCGGCCCCGCGCCGATCACCGGTGTCGCGATCGGCCAGGACGGCTGGGCCCAGGAACTACGGCGGCAGGCGCATCAGGCGCGGGTCTGGCTGGGATGAATCAGACGCGGGTGGCCAATCCGGGGTAATCCACCACGAATCCGTTGTCGTCGACGGTCAGCGTCGAGGTGGCGACCGGTGAGACCACCGCGATCGATCCCTCACTCGCTGTGTAGTGCAGCGTCGCCGGTTCGACGATGCCGGCGGGGAGATAGAGGTAGGCGACCGGCACGTCGATCTCGCCGGCGCCGCTCTGCAGTCCATGACGGCGGATCGGCAGGGCGTTGAACATCGGCGACAACGCGAGGTCGACATCTTCGGCGCCGTTGAAATCCTCGCGGATGGTGCCCTCGGAGGTCTGCACGAGCCAGTTGTTCTCTCCGTCACGCGTGATACCGAGCTGTGTTTCCCCACTCGCGCGCAGCAGATTGACGGAGAGACGCTTGGTGACGCCGCTGTCGTTGGTGACGAGTTCATAGGAGGCCGAGAACGCCTCGTGCTCCTTCGAGGCCGCCGCAATGATGCGGCCATAGGCCTTGATGCGGGCGCCGGTGACGTGCAGGCGTACCTGTTCTAGCCGGTCAGCGCCCTCGCCACGCCACGTGACCATGGTCTTGAAATCGGCAGACGGCGCTGTGCCG is a genomic window of Gordonia sp. SID5947 containing:
- a CDS encoding tRNA adenosine deaminase-associated protein, with the protein product MAGAGAGVSGGSNKQDVNDEIEGFAVAVVRDDGAWKVSALKPSALLTLDDAERQLRDLRAAGAVFGLLDVDDEFFIVVRPGPSGAQLLISDATAGVDYDVAADALDAMNIDVPDLDPDELDDIDPWEEGDLGILADLGLPDAVMSVIVGDTDLYADEQVGMIAARLGFADELSKVLDSLGH
- a CDS encoding putative glycolipid-binding domain-containing protein gives rise to the protein MSSSQTAPEGTAAHDGTAPSADFKTMVTWRGEGADRLEQVRLHVTGARIKAYGRIIAAASKEHEAFSASYELVTNDSGVTKRLSVNLLRASGETQLGITRDGENNWLVQTSEGTIREDFNGAEDVDLALSPMFNALPIRRHGLQSGAGEIDVPVAYLYLPAGIVEPATLHYTASEGSIAVVSPVATSTLTVDDNGFVVDYPGLATRV
- a CDS encoding nucleoside deaminase, encoding MMRSALAAAGDAGVDDVPIGAVVFDPDGIEIARAANRREADGDPTAHAEILALRAAARRFGDGWRLPGCTIAVTVEPCTMCAGAITLSRVGALIFGAWEPKTGAVGSLWDVVRDPRLSHRPQVVGGILEPDCQALMIDFFTVRRAD
- a CDS encoding prephenate dehydrogenase yields the protein MTAAAARPAPSADAPVCVLGLGLIGGSLLRVLHDAGRSAFGYNRSAETVSAATSDGYRASTDLVATLRQASADEAIVVLATPVTTIDDLLPSIAEHAANCLLTDVISVKQAVAESVTRLAPGVRYVGGHPMAGTSRSGWAATDPELFRDAMWMVTTEDHTDPDDWLAISTLARTAGAFVVPAAAGAHDRAVAAISHLPHLTAAATAAVGAGESDLALRLAAGSFRDGTRVAGTAPALQRAMLEANGIALLNVLSETIDRLIAARDELREKGSVEIVVDDGHRARSAYEAIAGAGPAPITGVAIGQDGWAQELRRQAHQARVWLG
- a CDS encoding CsbD family protein, whose translation is MGVADDAKNKAEELKGRGKEAAGDLTDNKDLKDEGRGDQGVAQGKQKVTEAADKVKGKVDGLKDKLTGND